The genomic window CAAGAAAAAAATCAAGTTTACTAATACCAATATATGAATCAACAAATAAAAGTTCAAATTTCATCCAATTAAAACCAAAAGGTGCAAAAAATGTAAATGCAAAAATTGCTAATATTCTAAAAGTTAATCTATCAAAAAAAGCAAAAAGATAAAAAATTATTGCATAAACGATACCAATAAAGATTAAAATAACAGGTGTTAAATAAACTAAATCATAATACTGAAGGCTAACAGCCATCCACCAACACCACAAAACCCCTGTTAAAAAACCACTTATTAATAGAGCTTTTTTAGGAATAATTAGTAAAAAATATAAAGCAGAAAGTCCTAAAATTGTATTTAAAATTTTAAATTCAATATTAAAATAACTCAAATATATGAAAGAACTTAATAAAATAGAGCTGATGAAGCCTTTTATTATGAAGTTTTTGTTAGAATAATCGCGTTTTAGAAAAAACATAATAAACTACTTTTTAAAAGGAAATTTGATGAATACAGATTTAATAAGCTCATTGCTACCTCTAGTTGCATTGTTTGCGATTTTTTACTTTTTGATTATCAGACCACAACAAAAACAAGCGAAAGCTCATAAAGATATGGTTAGTAATTTAAAAAAAGGTGACAAAATTGTAACAAATGG from Arcobacter venerupis includes these protein-coding regions:
- the yajC gene encoding preprotein translocase subunit YajC — protein: MMNTDLISSLLPLVALFAIFYFLIIRPQQKQAKAHKDMVSNLKKGDKIVTNGGLIVEVAKVEETYFVVKNSDNTEMKLMKEFVAKLLEN